AGACGGTCGCAGCAGTGTTCGCTAAACTCCATCAGGATgacgaggaggaggggggggggcaggaggagggaggggagaagtcGGTGGGACAGGAGGAGACGTCAGGCTGCAGCACCGAGAGCCccaagggaggaggaggggggaatggAACAGCAgggccagaggaggaggaggaggagcagcaggaggagcaactaCATCAAGAACAACcagagcaggaggaagaggatgatggCGCCTCCCTAGCCTCCACTCTCAACAAgctgaagatgatgatgaagaagGAGGAAGGCTGGGCCGGCCAGGAGCCTGAGTACTACCACTACATCCCACCAACCCACTGCAGAGTCAAACCACGCTTCCAGTTCCTGGTGTTCATGAAGGCCACAGACCAGTGTGAGATCAGGGAGCAAGAagaagatgaagaggaggtggaAGAAAAGGTGGTAGCAGAGGTTTCTGAGCAGACACAGCCAAAAGCTACTGAGTGCAAATCAGAAGAGCCAGAGAAGACTCCTGCAGCTCCAGTCACAGAGCCCACTCCTACTCCCACATCACCTAAACTGAAGACTGAAGAGGCCTCTGCCAGCTTCACAGACCCCCCTCCCACAACGGCCCCCACTATAGTACCAGACAACAAGCAGGAGGCCCCACTCCCAGAGCTCAACTTGGGCCCCAAAATCCCCACCGGTCCCTTCTTCCTGGTCCTGAGCAAAGACGAGAGCACCACTCTGCAGTGGCCCTCGGAGCTGCTGGATTTTACCAAGGCTCAGCCCGCCCTCTCTTACAGCTGCAACCCCCTGTACTTCGACTTCAAACTGTCCCGCAACAAAGGGGGCCGTGCTGGACGAGCAGCAAAGTCCTCCAAGCCCGCTGGTGAAGGAGCTGAGAAAAAAAACAATCCTGAGGCAGCTGCTGCAGTCAACGAGGGGAAtgctgctgctgccaccaccacccctGGGCCCAGCACTGACAACACTGATAAGGAGCAGCCCTCCTTAAAAATAGAGGGTTCCCAAGGGGAGACTGAGGAGCAAAAGCTACAGAGTAGCACAAGCGGagccaagaagaagaaaaagaagaagaagaagaagcataaGAAATCTGGCAAAGGCTCCAAGTGCAAAGAAAAAGAGAAGGGAGCCATAGTGGATGGGGACGCGGAAACTGCGATCCTAGGAGAGAGAACcaaaaagaagaaaaaacacaAACGAAAGAAGAGCAAAAACAAAGgtgaggagggggaaggaggaggtggtggtggtggtgataaggAAAAGCCTAAAGAAGAAAAATCAGTAACCGCAACGGTTTCTAGTGCTCCCCCAGCACCAGCAGGAACAGGAACGGAACCTGGGAAGAGGAAACGACCAGCCAAAGAAGCACTTCAGAAGTCCGGGACAGAGGAAGGTGGGGCAGGGAAAGGCTCTGACGAGGCCAAGCCCTCTGAGGAGCACAACGGCACCAAGCGTCTGAAGACAGACCCCAGCGCCCCACCCAGCGCTTCCTGCTCCTCCTCGGCCCAGAAGAGCCCCGGGCCAGGCAGACCACCCAGCAGTGAGAGTGAGGAGGAAGGAGGTGGAGGCTCGGCTTCCCGATCCAGCCGCCGCAGGTCCACGCCCCGAGAGGGGCGCCGGCACCAGAGCGAGGACTCCGGCCGCTCCCGAAGCCACTCGTCGCGTCGGGGAGACGGGCGAGGGAGCAGCCGGCGGCGACACCGCGGCCGGGCCTCCCGTAGCCAGTCAGACTCCAGCAGCTCAGAGCGCTCCTCGAGCGCCTACAGCCGGCGCAGCCGCAGCTACTCAGACAGTTACAGTGACGACAGTGACGGGGGGCGCCACCGGAGACACTCTAAACGCTCCTCTGACTCCGAGTACGATCGACGGGGAAGCGGCGGGCGGCGGCGCTCCAGAAGACGTCACTACTCGTCCTCATCCTCAGAGGACTCTCGCTCCCGCTCACGCAGCCACAGCCGCAGGAAGAGGCACCAGCGGCGGCACCGGAGCAGCTCTCGGAGCTCTAGCAGCAGGAGCCGCAGCAGCAGCACCAGGTCGTGGAGACGCAGCTACAGCCGCAGCCACAGCTCAGCCAGCCGCTCCTCCAGCTCCACCAAGGGCTCCCCTCACCGGGGTCGTGGAGGCCGGGGGGGCCACAGGGGCCGGGCAGACAGCGCCACACGGCGCCGAGACTTCAACCGCTCCTGCATCTACCGCTCCCAGTCCCCCCGCTCTGCCTCATCACGAGCCCCAAACCGCAATAGCAGCTCCCAGAGCCAGAGGGCAGGGGGGTCCCGGGGAGGAGGAGACCAGAGGAACTCTTCCTCACACTTCACTGCCCGCCAGCTTCTGGATAAGATCCAGTCCAGGAAGGGATCTGATGTCCCAACCACAGGGACCAAGTCTGGCGCCAAGATCAAGGACCCACCATCGGGCTACTTTGGGCCCAAACTGCCTCCAACTCTGGGCAATAAGTCCATGCTGCCCCTGTTCGGTAAGCTGCAGGCAGGGAAGAAATTCCCTGCGATCCCCCTGACCCGGCCTGATGGTGGAGAGAAGTCATCAGCAGGGAAAGGTTCAGATGCCGGGGGAGAGGTCATCCTGATGGAGCCCATCCGGGAGTTCCCCCCACCGCCTCCCCCTCAACCAGCTCATAAGAAAGTGGAGGAGACGGTAGTAGTAGTTCAGGAGGCCCGCCACCTCACCCTGGACGCACGGGTACTTCATGAGCCCCGGCCGCTGTTCGATCAGGAGCCCTCCATGCTGATGCCCCCATACCAGGGCGAGCCGGGACAGGACCCCTCCCAGAACCCCATGATGGAGCCCCTCATGCCCGACATGCAGCAGCAGCCACCCCCCATGCACGCCTACCCCAACTACCCCCCGCCCagcctggaggaggaggacatgggcATGGAGGCAGAGGAGGACAGTCTGGCCCCGCTGGAGAGCCAGCCCATCACCTTCACCCCAGAGGAGATGGAGAAGTACGGCAAGCTGCAGCAGGCCGCCCAGCAGCACATCCAGCAGCAGCTCCTGGCCAAGCACATCAAGACCTTCCCCTCAGCCGCAGCAGCACAGGCTGCAGCGAACATGGCTGCAGCAGCTAACCATCTGCAGCCGGCACCCCCTCCCCCCCAGCAGCAGATGATCCAGATCCACCAGCCTGCTGTGTCTGCAGCCTCGGCTACCTCCATCACCACAGTACAACACCTCATCCAGCAGCACCATGCTGCTCAGGCTGCAGCCATGGGCATCCACCCACACGGCCCCCACCCGCACCCCCAGTTAGCCCAAGTCCACCACATCCCCCAGCACCACCTCACCCCCATCTCCCTGTCTCACCTGGGACACTCTCTAGGCCACACTCTGGGCCACCAGTTGGGAGTGGGACACGCTGGACTGATCCCTGCCCACCACACGGCCTTCCTCTCTGGCCAGCCCATACACATTATCCCAGCCTCAGCACTTCATCACCACAGCCCCTTAGCCCTCCACCACATACCACACTCATCCCTCTACCCAACGCTGTTCGCCCCCCGGCACTCTAACGCCGCTGCGGCAGCCGCACTGCAGCTCCACCCCTTCCTGCACCCCATCTTCTCAGGGCAGGACCTCCAGCACCCCCCTAACCACGGCTCCTGAGAAAGACCTTCACTAGAGCCATGTGTCCACATCAGAGGAGGGTGTTTTGGCCAGAGCAGGCCTGGTTAAACATCTGACTtaacatggagagagggaggtgtagtggCACCATTGTGCAGCAGGTGATGAGAATATCATCAAAATGGCCACCATTAGACCACTGGCCAGACAGAGGTGCTGTGATATGCTGCCTGTGCAGAGGTAAACAACAGACATTTACTGTGGGCTCTTTGAATGGACCCCTCCGAACAGTTGACTGACATTCACCCTGAGGTTTCTGGACAGGGTGGAGGAGGGTTTGAGGCAACCTCAAATCTAAGACGGCAGTTTGTTTTGAATGGGAACCCAGtttaaaagaagaaaaaaaaagaagcagaAACCTCTGGAGTATTTTTTTTTTGTCCCACAGTTTATAACTGATTGTTGCTGTAAATGTTCTTCTTTGTTTTCTACAGCCAAAGACACGCAGTGGCTGAAGCCATAAGCAGGATGGTGTAGTGGGAATGGAAAGGGGGAGATGAGATGGTGACATGGGGGGGTTTAGGGTGACATCCATGACTGGAAACAGCCTTGACTTAGTAATGTAATCTGGTGGCTCTAGTCTACTGCCTGAATTCTGTTGTCATTAATATCTAATGTTCTCACATGACTACTTGCTCTCTTCATGACCCGTAATATTCACCAACAATTTGTAATACGGTATAGAGTACATAGATCACTGAGCAATGTGAAGTATCCCTCTAATATGATAGGGATGTTCTTTATTACTGACTAATGAAATGTTGCCCATAAGGAAATTAAAATGGTCACTGGTGGGGGAACACCGATAAGAGGTTGGGTGAAGCTCATGTTTTATTAGAGGTACTGTGGTGGGGTCACACCCTCTTAGTGCTGTAGGGTTAAAGGTCATGTTGTTCCAAGTGGTAGTGGTTGTATATCGAAATGACTTGCACTGAAATCTGTACATCAAGATGCTGCTTTCGCATCATGTAACAAATGTATGATTGTAGTATACTGcaataattgtattttttgttTCTAAATTATTTTCCAAAATGCTCCTCAAAATGTTTTTCCTTTTGTGTAATTTTTGCTCAATGTAAATAAAATTCCTGTAGTTAACCCCAATAATATTCTAGAGGTTTGTTGCtactgtaaaaaaataataactgAAGGAACAAAGATGGACAAGAATActttatcaagacattttctGAACTATTATCCTGTATGGGAAGGATTGGGTGACGGGACTGCCCTGTAAGTGGCAGCAATGGTATGTCTTTTTTAAATATGATGCGTCAGCAAATAAAGAGTTTTGAGTTGctacatgtctgtgtgtcttaACTATGTTTAGCTGGTGAAGAGTGAATTAGTCTGTAGTGGTATGAGTAAGGGTTGCGAGCAATACATAGAAAGAAAAGTCCAGTTTGGGTACTTCCAGTATGGTACGTTATAGTAACAGATACCAGCACAAACATGCATTCTTTACTTACTGTGGCAAACGGCTTCTGAAACTGCAATGAAAAGTGAATTTCTCATTCTCAGCACAAGCTTCTTGAGATGTCTGCATATTGCATGCAGCCCTTTTAGACTAGGGGACAAGTCTACTAGGCTAATAAGGCTAGAGGATTTTACATCTGTTTTGACTCTCTCCTGAAGGTTATGGAATGCTGAGCTGTCACTAGATGGCGCCAGAGCTCAGTAAGTTTTGGGTAGCCTCACTTACAGCTAGCTGTACATCAAGACCAGGAGTCAGACCGTCTAATTTCAGCGTAAAACTTTCCATAGTTTACCTGCTGGAACATTACATGCTTATTGCTCGCCCAGGATTGTATTTTAAGTAAATGTGAAAAATGGATTGTATGACGATATGCACTCAGTACTGTAAGTGGTTCTGAATAagcgtgtctgctaaatgactaacatgtcagATGTGATGGTAGGGGATCCAGAGTGTGCATAGGAAAAGTCCCCAGACTAGGGCCCCTCAAGTACTAAAGTCTTGAAAGTAATTCTATTTCAAACAGTGGAAGGAAAAGCCCTCCAAACAATAGCTTTACTGTTGTAAATTTAAACTCCATATTGTATGACAGGCTCTGACATTTTCAGCAAGATAATTATTTAAACTATGGGGTATGCTTTATATCCATTGTTAGTTTTGACCCATACCTAATTTAATTGCTAGATTACATGGACAATAATATACACTTCAGAGACAGATTTAAGACaagttgtttttaaaatgtttaatttttGATCTTCAGAGAATTACAATTTGAACCTTGGTTGCACTAACATAGTGAGACTATGGGCCAAGCAAATGTCCAGATAATTGACATTTTGACAGTGCGACAACAATACACCTTCAGATAGTTTCTCAAAACATGACAAACAGAGAATATTTGatcacatttgtgtttttgttcTTACTATCGGTATGTAGCTTGGGCACAGGTCCCTGTAAACTGCCCTCTTCCTCCCTGGGCTACATACATGTATTGGTTAATCTGACATAAGTATTCTCCAGGCAGTGTCATTATGATGTGTGATGAGGTAAGGTGCAACATCAGCTTTTCATCCATTTCCAGATAACTATTTTTCTGTCCATTTTAAGAATCATCCTTATTTGGGAAAAAGAGCAGCAAACAGTCAAATGATGCTTCAAATAGATATGGTGAAGATGAAACCACAATGAATACCATCCACAAGGCAATGGAGAACTCATAGGGGAGACTAAGGCAAGCAAGTGGACCTTGAAGGAGAATTGGTTTGAAAAAGGTAACCAGTCATGAAATGTTCTCTTTCTCACCCACCTACAGCTTCACACACAGGCTGTCAGGTGGATGACCGCCGAGATGAGTGGCAGGTGTCAGCGAGCTGGAATTATGGGTGCAAGGTTCCACGTTCAGTTTGAAGTCAAATTAAAGTGTAGACACTGAGTGCAAAAGATTAAGGacgcctgctctttccataacaggctgaccaggtgaatgctatgatcccttattgatgtcacttgttaaatccacttcaatcagtataaaTGGaggatatgtattttttttttttttaatgtaagccttgagacatggattgtatatgtgtgccattcagagggttaatgggcaagacaaaagagtgcctttgaacagggatgttagtaggtgccaggcgcaccggtttgtgtaaagaactgcaacactgttttTTACGCTCATCAGCTAGGCGTGTCACTAATGGTCCaccgcccaaaggacatccagctaacttgacaactgtgggaggcattggaatcaacatgggccagcatccctgtggaccgCTTTcaataccttgtagagtccatgcccagatgaattgaggctgttctgagggcaaagggtgcaactcaacattaggaaggcatccttaatgtgttgtacactcagtgtatatgtcttGCCTTAACACCCATTTTACTGGTGCAAACAAACAGTGGTTGAAATAGAAGTGGGTGACAAAACCCATGGAAATTAAAAGACGGATAATTCCTCGCCTTCCGATCGGAAAACAATACTTTCAAGGAGCTCTCCGATTAGAAGACAAGGCTAATTTATCACCGTTCACGTATCTTATGGGCTTATTGTGCAAAAATGTCCAAGACCAACGCAAAACTGTGGTTGCAGTTGCGGTCATGGTCAGCCCAGGTACTTGACCACCAGGAACATGACCACACAGGTGAGCAGCATCCCTCCAATCATGATTAACTTATCCTGGGTGGCCCTCTTCTCGATCAGCCTCATCACCGTGTTGGACAGACCCAGCATGTTGGCCACATCCAGCATCTTCTTATGGGTCCCCTGGATTTAGGGAAGACGGGAGAAAAGACATCAAACATTAGCTGCTGAAGTTCCATTGATTGTGCTGTTGTTTCCTGAAGAAAAAGCTGAAGTTAGTTATTAATGGGTATTCTGCTTCATTGCTGTTTGTTTGTGGGAATACTGTATACACAGTCGTATCATAACCTGCATTTAGCCTGGTCATGACAAAGCTCTACTCAACTGATTAGGGAGAGGCTGTCTGAGGAACCACACCCAGCCGTTCTGTCCTCCCGGTCTGTCCCTCAGCTGTTTCTCACGACCAGCCCATCTGATCACCAGACGCCCTGATAAGAGGAGGCCTACAGCAGCCTCTACCAGGAACaccatctcttctcctccctggAAATATGTACTTAGCCTGATGCTGACGACCAGCACCACACACTTCTACTACACATAGTGATCATTACAGAGGACAGAAACCGGGGTTTGTTTTGGAATACTGATTCCTCTCTCTGGGATACCGTCGACAGGGACCTGCCCTGTCACGGTCAGTGTTCCTTGGCAAAGtgtcaaaaaataaaaaaagatcctcaaaaagttatacagctgcaccattgagagcatcttgacttgctgcatcaccgcttggtatggcaactgcttggcatccactacaaagggtagtgcgtatggcccagcacatcactggggccgagctccctgccatccaggacctctataccaggtggtgtcagaggaaggctctaaacattgtcaaagactccagcccccCAAGTGATAGACTtatttctgctaccgcacggaaagcggtaccgatgcaccaagtctggaaccaacaggaccctgaacagcttttacccccaagccataacaatgctaaatagttaaccaaatagctaccaggACTATCAGCATTTTGCACTCTTtcgactcatcacatacgctgctgctagtgcttattatctatcctgtagcCTCGAATGAAATTTGATTTGTAAGGGGAAACACACACCTTGAGCGTGCCCCTCTGGTCCCTGAGTCCGGTGAGGATGCTGCTGCCGCTGCCCAGGAGGTCGTCCATGCCTCTGTGTGCGTTGTTCAGGTTGGAGTTTAACTGCAACGTCTCGTCTATGGGAATGGAGGTGTCTGCATCCTGTAGGGGACAATACCGGTAACATCTCAAAACAATGTTCCCCTAATAAATGTATTTAGGTTTTATTGTTACACCAGTTGTGGTGTGTCAAGCAGAGTTAGTATGCATGTTTTAGGTTATCATTACATGagtgcagacattactgtagtgcTACATGGGAGATGAGTGGGCCACTACTACTGACGTTGGTGGTGAAGGTACGACTCATGAGCTCCTCCCTCTCTCGGTCCTGGGTCTCTCGTGAGTAGCGGCGGTGCTGGAAGTTCCTCAGCGCCGTCTGGAGGTGCTGAACATCATACTTCAGCTGGTCTACCCGCCTGCGgaggggacacagacagagacaacattaTTTTTACACCCCAGCCGAATAATGGCAGAGGAAATCTCAGAGGGTAAAAATGGCAGCCTTTGCCTCCAGCTCCATCCAGCATTTCAGGACTGTGGTTTAGTCACTCCTCCTTCCCTAACTCATGACATCTCCCTTGGTATGCACTGTATGGATGTCTTCTAGCTCTCAATAAAAGCTTTCTATCATCACTAAGATAAGTCAACATGCTTCCCGTCTTCCCAATCTgacttctcctcttctccacctgGCTGAAACACCGGAGGGCCTGTctccctccacccttctctccctctcctcctgagcATCACCTGCTCGTGGCTCAGCCCTGCGGCCCCAGCGTACTGTAGCTGTCCTGAGATCAGAGGAGAGCTGTGGGACGGGGCGCAGCAGTTTGTCCCCTGGGGCCTGTTTACCCAGCTCTGAAGTGACGCCTTGCCCAACGCGGCAGGAATGCCGGTGATGACGCCACAGGGGATGAGAAGCACACTGCCTGTTTCATCTAGCTGCGACCTCGTCCCAGTCCCACCCATCTTTATGAAACATTCCTCGCCATGCCATCTCTGGTGTATTTGGGTCACCGATGCAGTTTATGAGTACTCACAGTTTGGCGTTCTGACGGCGGTTTGGCGGTTCTTTGCTAGCCAGGATTTCCAGACGTTCCAAATGGCTGAAGATCTGCTCGATTCTGGCCTGCAGCTCGTTCTCCAACActggagagcacacacacacacacacatctaaacacACCCTGAACAGTTGTTTCACTCCCCAAAGAGGCCAATCttatacaaaataaaatgttaaagTTATGTTCATTCTAACAAATCAGACAAGACAGATGATGTCAGTGGTTTGTCACACTGTAGTTAAGTTTCCCCATTCCATGATACAATGGAATATAGCCCCACGGTTTCAGGTGAATCCAAGAGAGGGATGAAAGCAAATATGTTATTTCCTCAAACTTCGCAGAGGAAGTTAATCCACATTGAAACAAAGGACCTTGTACATAATCTCTTCATGGAGACAAATCAGCCACTGATTCTTATTTGAAGTCAGATATCTATCGTTACACCCGTTTCATTCTCAGACTGCTGAGATTCTAGATAGCGTTTGATTCCAAGGTGACAGCAGCACTAGGCTTGTGGGAAGCTTTTATCTGCCCTTTAAAAGGACTAGCACCATCTTgtcccccacccccaccctctcCCGTCCTGACTGAGTGACTCCTCGCTGCATCCTTCCACCCTCTAACATGCGAGATGATGTCATTGTCACGACTGGGCGGCCGACTGGCTGCCACCATTATCTTTAGAGAAGCCTTCCCAGTCGTCCCTCTGCCTCCACCCCTATGCTTCCTGCCCTGGCACCAGCCTGGCTCACAGAACATTGCCCGCCCTACCCACCGCCCAAAACAATCAGTAGGGAGGGCAGGGTACAGCTTGGCTCAAAGGGCTGCGCAACACTGAAGAAGGGGAAAATATGTAAATACTGCCTAGTTGTAAATTCCAAATATATAATTAACAAAAATATGAAAACGCAACAAttttaaatattttactgagttacagttcatataaggaaatcagtcaaattaaataaattcattaggccctcatctatggatttcacatgactgggaatacagatatgcatccgttggtcacagataccataaaaaaaggtaggggcctggatcataaaaccagtcagtatctggccaCCATTTTCTTCATGCAGCGCGAAtaaagagttgatcaggctgttgattgtgccctgtggaatgttgtcccacttctcttcaatggctgtgagaagttgctggatattggtgggaactggaatgcgctgtcgtacacgtagatgcagagcatcccaaacatgctcaatgggcgacgtgtctggtgagtatgcaggccatggaagaactgggacattttcagcttccaggaaatgTGAACAGATCCTttcgacatggggctgtgcattatcatgctgaaacatgaggtgatggcggcggatgaatggcacgacaatgggcctcgggaactcgtcacagtatctctgtgcattcaaattgccatcaataaaatgcaattgtgctcgtggtccgtagcttatgccttcccatacTTTAACCCCACCactgggcactctgttcacaacgcaaACCGCTCGCAAACACAACGCAAACACACTGTCTGCAATCTGCCCAGTACAGCTGAAAccaggattaatccgtgaagagcacacttctccagcatgccagtggccatagaaggtgaacatttgcccactgaagtcggttacgacgcagatctgcagtcaggtcaagaccctggtgagggcgacgagcacgcagatgagcttccctgatacGGTTTCTGACAGCTTGTGCAGAAATTCtgcggttgtgcaaacccacagattcatcagctgtctgggtggctgggctCAGACAatcacgcaggtgaagaagccagatatgAAGGTCCTAGGCTGGcctggttacatgtggtctgcggttgtgaggccagttgaacgtactgccaaattctgtaaacaacgttggaggcagcttattg
The sequence above is a segment of the Salvelinus alpinus chromosome 1, SLU_Salpinus.1, whole genome shotgun sequence genome. Coding sequences within it:
- the LOC139578436 gene encoding Golgi SNAP receptor complex member 2-like; this encodes METLYHQTNKQIQEVQSLMGRLENTDRPSVHLLENELQARIEQIFSHLERLEILASKEPPNRRQNAKLRVDQLKYDVQHLQTALRNFQHRRYSRETQDREREELMSRTFTTNDADTSIPIDETLQLNSNLNNAHRGMDDLLGSGSSILTGLRDQRGTLKGTHKKMLDVANMLGLSNTVMRLIEKRATQDKLIMIGGMLLTCVVMFLVVKYLG